The stretch of DNA CATATGTTgaaatggttgaaaaggctttgagagcctcGAGGGTGCAGCAAAATTTCTTCGGTGAGCCCCGGAAGTGACTCGGAgctgttggtggaacccccacttttCCTACTTCtatgtttatggtagggatggtggtgactccctTTCCTGCCTAATTAGAAGAGGAAAGTTACCCCGACATCTGGTGGTTCGGGATAAAGTAAGCGAGTTCGTGGAAACCAAGGCGAGGGAGTCTGGCAACCGAAAGACATGCTTTCTGCcttgtggcatggtggggcatttcaagaaagattgccctcaggcaaagaaagaggagccgaaaggtGAGGTGAAACTggttcctgctcgagtgttccctattacccaagctgatgctgcagccagtccttcggttgtgacaggtcagcttcctaTCAACAACTCCTTGTTTATagtattatttgattcgggaagtacacgctcatatgtagcTGCAAgaataattgatcttttgggtaggccttgtgatattttagaaaagagggtttggaaccctaatgcctagtagggagttggttatctctaataggcgcattaggtctatgccagttAAGATcgaggatagggagttgagtgctgaCCTTATAGAACTGGAATTAACagagtttgacattatacttgGGATAGATTTTTTGTCCTAGTATTCAGCCAGTATAGACTGTaaacggaaaatggtgacttttcagctaGAAGGTGAAGAtacatttgtttatgttggatcagttcagggatctcggatcccagttaTTTCTGTACTGAAGGCTAGAGATTTATTACACagtggttgtgtaggatttctagcagtggtgATTACAATCAAACAGACCCGAACATTTAGGCCTGAGGCAGTCAGGGTGGTAAGAGACTTTCTCGATGTGTTTCCTGAAGAGTTGTCGGGATTTCTGCCGCAACGAgagattaattttgtaattgatcGGCACACAGGAGCCGAACTTtttgtttctaaagctccatatcgGATGGAAACACGACGGAGACTCGAGGAGCTTAAGTTGTAGCTTcgggggatgcttgacattgggtttatcggCCCGGTGTATCGCCACAGGGAGCTCCggttgtttgtgaaaaagaaggatggttcccttagaatgtgtattgattatagGGAGCTAAACAAGTTGACGAGTTAAGAACGAGTATCCGTTACCCggaatcgatgatttgttcgatcagcttcagggaaagacagtgttttcgaagattgatctaCGATGCGAAAAGTTTATTATCAACTCGGAATCGGGGAAGAGGACACACCAAAGGCGGATTTTCGAACCGGATATGAGCAACATGAGTttttggtaatgtcattcggattgactaatgctcatGAAGCCtatatggatctcatgaatagggtattcaaggatttcctcgataactgtgtCATAGCgtttatcgacgacattctcgtatactctcagtcagaagaggagcacgagcatcatcttcaaatggtattgctgttgggttttatgccctaaataaaactcatttcaatataatcagatttacttattaatatagatgagAAATAGCATTTactgttgcatggttcacatgatttatttcatgattatatgtacataatgtataatttcatctgaaacccttttcacacacacttgatcttgtttgtgtgtcgtcaacactttggaaagtaaacatgactatgtgaataaagtttcctagatttatcagacacatggttttactgatatgataatctacaacagagtttacttgcatttggagaaatgctatgttctttccagagcattggttaaagtaaagctcaggttggatgcatggagtatgcatcggaagggacagatattgaactttgacttagatttattaaacttaccgtagtatctattcaagtcaatatcacctggTTGATCTTTAGATcgaaatgatcttaatcttttgttatgattaggctcgatctcgagaggctattcgtgttctttgatttgttagttaagcttacttttgcgtcggggtgatacatacattttgggaacacggtagtgcaattgagtgggagcgctaacataaacatggaatctataacctACATgcggcaaatagtaagtaaaggatgatctccttcgagcttgaccaaacaaaaataaatggtggagatctcatttcacataagctgaaatatcatttatacgggcttaagtgttttaaggataaaatacattgtagggtgtaacggtaatctaatccctttacagtgtagatcattcatatagaggatcattgatcaaattaggattataacaatggataactaatgatgtgtacatgtaatggtggaacatatagaNNNNNNNNNNNNNNNNNNNNNNNNNNNNNNNNNNNNNNNNNNNNNNNNNNNNNNNNNNNNNNNNNNNNNNNNNNNNNNNNNNNNNNNNNNNNNNNNNNNNGACAATTATATTTGTGGGAAAACCTTAGTAGGGAATGATAGTACTATATAGCATAtaatagtgtatgtaatatagcatatacggaaatgatatgaaatgcggaaaataaactcagaatcatatcaataatatatgcaatgaaagggatcgatgtacctccagccattgatctttgagcttgatCCCTagcgatagcttcggtattggagttcgggcttcctcgctcaaTTGTTATAGTTTTATGGTCCATTTTGTAAATTTCAATCTGTGGTTATATTTCCAGTTTTGTTTTGCATTTGTTTTGAGGCTTTGATATTTACAACTACTAgtaattttcagagagaaacgAAAGCCAAGATGATGACTTGGAGCTTCCATGGTTTGATCTACATACAATTAGTATTGCCACTAATAATTTTTCAGAGAATAATAAGCTTGGAGAGGGTGGTTTTGGACCTGTTTACAAAGTAAGCTTCTCTCATTTACCTAGATAGGGAAATAAATCAAGATTGAAATTAGTAAGTAATTATCATCATCCTCATGTATTAGGGTACGCTTGAAGGAGGTCAAGAAATTGCAGTGAAGAGGCTATTAATGTGTTCTGGACAAGGAGTCAATGAGTTCAAAAATGAAATTAAGCTAATTGCTAAGCTTCAACATCGAAATCTTGTCAAGATACTTGGCTACTGCATTCATAGAGAAATGAAGCTATTGATTTATGAGTACATGTCCAACAAAAGCCTATACTATTTCATTTTTGGTAACACTCTTTTAACCTATGTGgtgttctttatatatatacaatttgcCAATTTTGTTCTAATATATGTAGAAGCCAACATTTGTAGATGAAAGGCAAAGCATACTTTTAGAATGGCCTAAGCGTTACAAAATTGTATGTGGAATTGCTAAGGGCCTTCTCTATCTTCATCGTGATTCAAGATTGAGAATTATACATCGAGATCTCAAAGCAAGTAATGTGCTACTTTATGAAGACATGGACCCCAAAATTTCAGACTTTGGCCTAGCTAGAACTTTTGGTGGAGACCAAATAGAAGGAAACACTAAGAAAGTTGTAGGAACTTAGTAAGTCATCTTGAAAAATCTTTTAGCTgctttaatataaatatattacataCTAATATACATTGCTATGCAAATACAGTGGTTATATGGTACCAGAATATGCTTTCAATGGCCTATTCTCAATAAAATCTGATGTATTTAGCTTTGGCACATTGGTGTTAGAAATAGTAAGTGGAAAGAAAAGTAGAGGCCTTTACGACGAAGATAGCATTCTTAACCTCACCGGATTGGTAAGTGTGCATAGAACaaactttattaaatattaCATTGACTCTttggaatttttatttatatttttataatgtttatTAGGCGTGGACTCTGATGAAAGAAGGCAATGCATTTAAGCTTATTGAAAAGTGCTTGTTAAATGATCCATACAACAACATGGAAGAAGCATTGCGTTGCATCCACATTGGTCTGTTGTGTGTGCAAGCAAAACCAGTTGATAGGCCTAATATGTCTTCCATCGTCACTATGTTGAGTGATAAGAGCATATTGCCTCAGCCCAAATCACCAGCCTGTTTCGCTAACAAAGATTTGTGGGAAGGAGCTCATTCCTCCGCTCTTAAGCCCCCATCATGTAATACAAGCATAACTGGTGTCGAGGGGCAATGAGAATTTAGATAGCAGATCGATGAAGTTTCCCGCattgaattttgaaaacttaGATCATGACAATTtctatttatttgtttaaaatTGCAATCATGATTAGAATTATCAGcatattgttggaattattttaccaggatcttagatctactcacaagtatgttgattaacaccctaaatatgaactttctaaaacgatgaaataaacacatataaagtttaagaaaccttacattgggtgcagcggaaacccttgtatcctttctgtcgcagagtattatcaagatctgaacctggatctctttctctgaatctttgatgttgaaactccttttgctgaaaatctttcttcacgatcttcctcactatgattgaggtattgcttgctgtgtgtgggcactactctaatcactaaagggatttcgaaattatcaaagaagaagagagagagagagtggcggccaaggtagagagagaggctcaggtttttctgaatgaaaagtgtgtcattttcctgaagccttcactacctatttatagcattccactagggttaggtttgaattatttggcattaaaataatgaaaatatcagaggtaaaactcctataaaagtggtcggccatggcttattgggtttgggcctcactttttacaattttacagctttaacacttttgtatctgattttctcaaaaacgccaattttctaattcaaccatttaaatgccaattctaactatttaatagctataaataattattaaataatattgtcatttatcatatttattaattgaaccatacaaagtatcataattaacaaatatgcccctaataactctttctttacaatttcgcccttacttagtgaaaatttcacaaatagacatagtctaattttgagaattataattgattaatcaaaaccaattacatgagtcttacaaacaatattatctcaactagtgcggggaccatgggtctatataaccgagcttccaataagtagatcaagaatttatcactaaaattcactaacttattaattcttcgttgaatccacgcatagaacttagaattgcactctcaatatatagaatgctctatatgttccaccatatagacgcatcattagttatccattgttataatcctaatttgatcaatgatcctctatatgaatgatctctactataaagggattagattaccgtaacaccctactatgtattttatccttaaaacacttgaccccgtataaatgatatttcagcttatgtgaaatgagtactccaccatttatgttcgtttggtcaagctcgaaggagatcatcctttgcttactattcgccagatagaagctatagattccatgtttatgttagtgctcccactcaattgcactaccgtgttcccaaaatgtacgtatcaccctgacctaaaagtaggcttaactaacaaatcaaagaacacgaatagcctctcaagattgagcctaatcacaacaggattaagaacatttgatctaggatcaactaggcgatattgacttgaatagattttacggtaagtttaattaaatctaagtcaaagttcaatatcggtcccttccgatgcatactccatgcatccaacctgagctttactttaaccaatattctggaatgaacatagtatttctccaaatgcaagtaaactcttgttgtagattatcatatcagtaaaatcctgtgtctgataaatctaggaaactttattcacatagtcatgtttactttccaatgtgatgacaacacaataaacaggatcaagtatgtaaaaagggtttaagatgaatttataaatcaaatagacaagcaattgataaagtgaaccaaaacatacacaaatgaatgaaaaataggtctgttttttttattgatgttgaataaaatagattacattgaaatggagttttatttagggcacaaaacccaacacatatatcatatatgtAGTAATTTGAATCTATGTCAGAATTTTGTAATGGTTCTCCTATAATGTGCTAATCATGAGGATAAAAGTGAATGTTGAACCTTTGCTTGATTATAATAAGTCAATACTagacttttgttttttttttaatattaaactaTGTATTGTATTGAAGTGTTGAAATAGTTTGTAAGTGTATTGCTATCCAAATTACTTAAGGCTTTATGTACACATAAAATTTCACCAAAAATGTTCAAACTGATGCATAACTAATCAAGTGTAGATGATCATGAcatgttttaattaatttaccTGCATTTTCTTTAGACATGAAATAACTTCTACATAATGTTACAAAGTCTGGCTGGCATGCAGATTTGGCCTATGAATTTCTTTACAAAGAGAAATTAAGGAACCTTATCTCTTTAACCAATTAAGTGTGAATGTCTACCACATGCtccaaacaaataataaaaagaaaaaaaaaatagcaaagcAAACAACACTGACTAGCTTTCTCTTTTGGTTTGTTACACATTAATATGTTGTGGTAATTGGTTACAAGTAACTAGTGTCTTGTTCAAGGCTTGGTAATGCAGAATGTCAACACAGTTAATGTCGTTATTGGCTGGTTTACTATGTATGGTTCAGTTTTATAAACTTGAGAGAAGCTTTGTTCCTAAAGTCTTGCAACTCGATTGTGTTCAGGGACAATTTTCTCTATAATTTCTTTGTAATCCAGTTATTACTAGTTATTACTAGAATGCAGATTTGGCCTATGAATTTCTCTGCAAAGAGAAATTAAAGAGAACTTATTGAAGAATGTTACCATTAATagtcattttcaaaaaaaaaaaaattaagtattaaaaaaattctctcTGCATGCTCTctcctctctcttcttcttgagAATTGTGCCCATGCTAACGAGGGGGTTCCATGGCCCTTCTGGCCATGGAAGGCACCAGAACCCCACTGGTTTTGGGAAGAAACAAGGCCATTACCCTACTGGTTTTGGCTGGAAAAATCCTCTTGGTACTTCTGTGGATCAGAATATCCATAAGTACTGGAGTTTTCGAACTAAACACAAAGTGTTTATGTTAACTTTGACAAATAATGGAGGGTCTGTCCGCATATGTGAAAGAACTAGACTGTTCGGATATGAAGTTGCAGTAACTATAGATGGAGTGGATTGGATGGTTGTCACTTTGGAGGAGCTTTATCAAAAAACAGGGACACAAAGAGTCAATCTCAAGCGTTTTTTCAGAAACAGCACTATAAGTTGTCTACTGGAATGCTTTGCAAATGTTAAAGGGTGTTTTCTAAAAATGTCAGTGCTAAGAAACAACAGGCTTAAGATGATCATCGTACCAGAAGAAGACAAGGCGAAGGGCTGGTCAGAACTTAAAGAGTGTCTCAATGGGATTATTAAAAGAAAGACGAGAGGATCTATCGAACAAAGCAGCCTGGTCAAAGTCAATCCGAAGGCAGGGATGTCCACGACTCAGCGTTCTTGGGCCGATGTTGTGAAGCAGACGAGGGGACCTATGATGAATACTCAACACAATACTGTGAAGACCAAGGGAACAGTAAGGAAACGCGACAGCGGTAGGATTGAATGGAAAGACTTATACCCAGAAATTAACCCTGGATTCAAACCCAAGAATTTCTATCCAAGGAAAAGATTTGTTCAGCCGATTTTTTTTGAATACATGCGCTCCAAGGCTTTGTCCAAAGAGTGGAATTTGGCAATCATCCTCACTAGGAATAACACTCATGCTGATTGGTGCACTATATTCTACAATCTATCTAGAGAACTGGAGAGGAAACTGGTGGTTAGCCAACTTTTTGATGATAGATGTATAATATGGTGTAAGAATGAGTTGGAAAGGGATGAGCTTATTAAGATGCATAGTATGAGAGTTCCTGGGGCTCAATCTTTAATCACTTTTTTACCATGGAGTTGGGAAAATAAGAAGGATAATGTGAAGGTAGAATGCAGAGGGTCCTGGATTGGGATTCAAGGGCTGCCGCTGAATCTCTTGAACATGAAATCTTTTAGGAAGATTGGGGcaagatgtggtggactattgGATGTTGACAAGGATACCGCTGAGGCTAGTTTCTTGTCTCTTTTAAGGCTTCAATTGATGGGTGATGACTTCGGATTCATTCCTGAAACCATATCTCTCAATCATGGTAACATGAATCTCGAATTAAAGCTTTTTAAGCTTAATGACTTAAGTTACAGATTTCATGGATGTTTCAATACCTGTTGGTATCAAGACTTTGATCATGATAAGTGGCTTGGTGATGGGGAAACGAATactgaagaagaaaaagaagatggaGAAGACGATAGGGATGAAGATGAAACGGTGGGGGAGGCAGGTAGTGATGAGAGACACGATGGAGTTGAGAGACCCAACCAATTGACTTGCTGGTCTCAAAATGTCGAGTACAGGAAGGCGTTTGGTGATGGGGTAGCGACTGAAGGAGTTGAGAAAGATGTTGCAGATGATGACGAGGCGGTGGGTGATCTCCCTAGAGAATCGAGTTCTCTGGGGGGgtcactgttgggttttgtgccctaaataaaacccatttcaatataatcagatttacttattaataaagattagaaataatattttatgttgcatggttcacatgatttatttcatgatcatatatatataatgtatgatttctatttaagtccagaacatatgaatttgttaatgattatagtgttgtcagcacagtggaatataatcttaattaattattcaaaagtttattccctgatttgtcagaacactagatttagactgacatggtataatcaacgataggtattcttgcaccttggaaaagtgttatgtcctttccaggacattggcaaagtttactagtatcggatgtatggagtatacatcggaagggaccgatattgaactttaattagatatattaaaacttaccgtaatatctattcaattcaatatcacctgttgatcctagatcaaatgatcttaatcctgatatggttaggttcgatctcaagagtactatacatgttctttgatttgttagttaagcctacttttaggtcagggtgatacgtacattttgggaacatgatagtataattgagtgggagcgctaccataaatatggaatctataacttctataggaatttagaagtgaaacgatgatatcctacgagcttggctaaacagagataaatggtggagatctcatttcactttgctgaaatatcatttatacggagctaagtgttttaaggataaaatatgaTGACAAGGCGGTGGGTGATCTCCCTAGAGAATCGAGTTCTCTGGGGGGatcactgttgggttttgtgccctaaataaaatccttttcaatataatcagatttacttattaataaagatcagaaataacattttatgttgcatggttcacatgatttattggaagctcggttatatagacccatggtccccatactagttgagaccatgcttcttgtaagactcagttaattgattttaattaatcaattataattctaaagttagactatgtctactttatgaattttcactaagcaagcgtaaaacagtaaatagagagtttaaagggtatatttattaattagaaaactttgattagtttttattaataaataaaataaatgacaatatattatttgataattaattatagttattaaataattagttttgacatttatgtggttgaagagaaaattggcaattttgagaaaatgagaatgaaaaataacaaaatgggaaagttgcaaagtgaagCCCAGTTTCCTTAAATGGctgcccactatgcaaagccttttaccattttatttttccattattttaatgccacacaattctaacctaaacctagagggcattctataaatagaaagtaatggcttcaggaaacaacacacaattgcatctcattcttttcagagagaATTCTTGAGCTGCcactttcttctctcttttcttctcttcaaaatttcaaaattcccttgagtgatagagtagtgcccacacacatcaagtggtacctcaatcatagtatgtaagactatggaaaatcagcatcaaagaaggagagaaggagatccagattcagatcttgataatgctctgctacagaaaggaatcaagggctagagatctgaatggaaggagtcataatattccgctgcacccaatgtaaggttttcttaaactcttatgtgtttattttcattgtttt from Cannabis sativa cultivar Pink pepper isolate KNU-18-1 chromosome 2, ASM2916894v1, whole genome shotgun sequence encodes:
- the LOC115720018 gene encoding G-type lectin S-receptor-like serine/threonine-protein kinase At4g27290, whose product is MGVVGNDRVDMRSLSGFVRTLLRVGAEVDNPHNEDITQVMTREEFKELFNSKYYNEAVRGAKRKEFIVVERNESQDDDLELPWFDLHTISIATNNFSENNKLGEGGFGPVYKGTLEGGQEIAVKRLLMCSGQGVNEFKNEIKLIAKLQHRNLVKILGYCIHREMKLLIYEYMSNKSLYYFIFDERQSILLEWPKRYKIVCGIAKGLLYLHRDSRLRIIHRDLKASNVLLYEDMDPKISDFGLARTFGGDQIEGNTKKVVGTYGYMVPEYAFNGLFSIKSDVFSFGTLVLEIVSGKKSRGLYDEDSILNLTGLAWTLMKEGNAFKLIEKCLLNDPYNNMEEALRCIHIGLLCVQAKPVDRPNMSSIVTMLSDKSILPQPKSPACFANKDLWEGAHSSALKPPSCNTSITGVEGQ